The following is a genomic window from bacterium.
GACGACGAGGTGCGTCAGCACGATGCTGGTGACCGTCCCGTTCAACCCGAGCCTGAGAAAAAAGATGAACATGGCGAGGCCGAACACGATCTGGGGAATCACGATCGGCGCCGTGAGGAACGCCCGCCATCCGTCGGTCCACCGGAGCCGGTGCCGCGTCAGCACCAGGGCCGCCGGGGCTCCGATCAACAGCGCGAGCGCGGCCGTGACCGCCGCGATCTCGAGGCTGACGCGGATCGCGCTTCCGAACTGCGCGAGATGGAAGAGATGCACGTACCACTGGACGGTCAGCGACGGCGGCGGGAACAGATTGTAGGCGGTGGAGTTCAGGGAGTTGATCACGACGATCACGAGCGGCGCGAGCACGTACGCGACGGCCGCCCCGAGGTAGACTCGCAGCGCCACGCGCACCCAGTCGATGCGGCGGGCGTTACCGAGGCTGGAGACCACGGGCGCGCCCGCTCCGTCGCGTGATCTGTAGCAAGGCGAGGGTGGCGAGCACGGTCATCAGCATGAGCACGATCGAGGCCACGGTCGCGATCGGCCAGTTCACGTTGATCGTCGTCTGGTAGATGAGCGTAGAGAGCACCAGCACGCGGCCGCCGCCGAGGAGCTGCGGGGTGACATACGCGCTCAGCGCCAGCGGAAACACGAGCTGCGCGCCGGCCGCGAGTCCGTGCAGCGTGAGCGGCCAGGTGACGGCGCGGAACACCTGCCACCGCGGCGCCCCGAGATCGGCCGCGGCCTCCTTGAGCGACACATCCACGCGGTCGA
Proteins encoded in this region:
- a CDS encoding ABC transporter permease, yielding MVSSLGNARRIDWVRVALRVYLGAAVAYVLAPLVIVVINSLNSTAYNLFPPPSLTVQWYVHLFHLAQFGSAIRVSLEIAAVTAALALLIGAPAALVLTRHRLRWTDGWRAFLTAPIVIPQIVFGLAMFIFFLRLGLNGTVTSIVLTHLVVALPFVVIVMGAAFLDLDPALEEAAMDLGARIPQVAWRVVFPQVRLPLLAAGAFAFIISFDQLETTLFLVRPGVTTLPVQMFLYMETFQDPTMAALSTLLILAVAAGLVVVDAVFLRRSAGAPGRRDRASPPVARVEEGTG